The following proteins come from a genomic window of Deltaproteobacteria bacterium:
- a CDS encoding protease HtpX, protein MSSQLKTGLLLGVLTAMLILFGRMIGGQGGMVVAFVLAVVMNVGSYWFSDRIVLSMYKA, encoded by the coding sequence ATGAGCAGCCAGTTGAAGACCGGTCTCTTGCTGGGCGTTTTGACGGCCATGCTCATCCTTTTTGGGAGGATGATCGGCGGACAGGGCGGGATGGTCGTGGCCTTTGTTCTGGCCGTGGTCATGAATGTCGGAAGCTATTGGTTTTCCGACCGGATCGTCTTGTCCATGTACAAGGCACA